In Pseudomonas sp. Leaf58, one DNA window encodes the following:
- a CDS encoding bifunctional diguanylate cyclase/phosphodiesterase, translating into MKSQTDAASRVAAEVVTPLPVPSRLGMLRFERLNEATWAMLYLDPACERQFGLQAADLCALVDAPYASLMEPEARYRLHDEIQLQLTQRGYYRVRYTLHTPNASLRLLEAGEAYKQHSRQLLRGYLSVLDDQPDDTGEADASALESRNNRLQLALQLNQRAQQEQLEHLERVRSQQDLILRLARQRYSSGNSLLEAAQLITQSACEIYKVDSASIWHLEEQRLEPITAWYRDAQVHRQPQAIDASRFPDYLDALHASRAIDAHNAGHDPRTRALAQSLRPENKAMLDASIRVDGQVVGVLCLEQTGQARAWQSDEIAFAGELADQFAQVITNHNRRTAASALHLFQRAVEQSASAFLLVNRDGVVEYVNPSFTAITQYSTEEVQGRHLGELPALENLSELLFDSPSSLAMGNSWQGEFKSRRKNLEPYWGQLSISKVYGDNRELTHYIGIYEDVTQTKLAQQRIERLAYTDNLTNLGNRPAFIRSLDERFARDGENSMCLLLVDIDNFKRINDSLGHQTGDKLLISLARRLRNSLHTGGILARFASNEFAVLLDDTSLEDGQGVAQQLLRTLDKPMFVDNQLINVTASVGLAYAPLHGANPASLMKNAGLALHKAKANGKHQVQVFTEVLNAEASYKLFVENNLRRALTQNELEVFYQPKLCLRSGRLLGLEALLRWNHPERGMIRPDQFISVAEETGLIIPIGKWVVRQSCRMSLELREAGMGNLHVAINLSPKQFSDPDLVASISSIIKEEALPPHLLELELTEGLLLEATEDTHRQLDELKALGLTLAMDDFGTGYSSLSYLKKFPIDILKIDRSFINEIPDNQDDMEITSAVVAMAHNLKLKVVAEGIETPAQLAFLRRHRCDVGQGYLFDRPIPGRELAERLKRYPRGPVA; encoded by the coding sequence ATGAAAAGCCAAACCGATGCCGCCAGCCGTGTGGCGGCCGAGGTCGTCACGCCGTTACCCGTGCCCTCGCGGCTCGGCATGCTGCGTTTCGAACGGCTCAACGAAGCCACCTGGGCCATGCTCTACCTGGACCCAGCCTGCGAACGCCAGTTCGGCCTGCAAGCCGCTGACCTGTGCGCCCTGGTAGACGCACCCTACGCCAGCCTGATGGAGCCCGAGGCCCGCTACCGGCTGCACGACGAGATTCAGCTGCAACTGACCCAGCGCGGCTACTACCGCGTGCGCTACACCTTGCACACACCCAATGCGTCACTACGCCTGCTGGAGGCCGGTGAGGCTTACAAGCAGCACAGCCGCCAGCTGTTGCGTGGCTACCTGAGCGTGCTCGACGACCAGCCCGACGATACCGGCGAGGCCGATGCCAGTGCCCTGGAATCGCGCAACAACCGGCTGCAACTGGCGTTGCAACTGAACCAGCGCGCACAACAGGAACAACTCGAGCACCTGGAGCGGGTACGCAGCCAGCAAGACCTGATCTTGCGCCTCGCGCGCCAGCGCTATAGCTCTGGGAACTCACTGCTGGAGGCCGCCCAACTGATTACCCAGAGCGCCTGCGAAATCTACAAGGTCGACAGCGCCAGTATCTGGCACCTCGAAGAGCAGCGCCTGGAACCCATCACCGCCTGGTACCGGGACGCACAGGTACACCGCCAGCCCCAAGCTATTGATGCCAGCCGCTTCCCCGACTACCTGGATGCGCTGCATGCCAGCCGCGCCATCGACGCCCACAATGCCGGCCATGACCCGCGCACCCGCGCCCTGGCGCAAAGCCTGCGCCCAGAAAACAAAGCCATGCTCGATGCCAGTATCCGCGTCGACGGCCAAGTGGTCGGCGTGCTGTGCCTGGAGCAGACCGGCCAGGCACGGGCCTGGCAGTCAGACGAAATTGCCTTTGCCGGCGAGCTGGCCGACCAGTTTGCCCAAGTCATCACCAACCACAACCGGCGTACCGCAGCCAGCGCTTTGCACCTGTTCCAGCGTGCAGTCGAGCAGAGCGCCAGCGCCTTCCTGCTGGTCAACCGCGACGGCGTGGTGGAATACGTCAACCCAAGCTTTACCGCCATCACCCAGTACAGCACCGAGGAAGTTCAAGGCCGTCACCTGGGCGAGCTGCCGGCGCTAGAGAACCTCAGCGAATTGCTGTTCGATTCGCCGTCCAGCCTGGCTATGGGCAATAGCTGGCAGGGCGAGTTCAAGAGCCGACGCAAGAACCTCGAACCCTACTGGGGCCAGTTGTCGATTTCCAAGGTCTACGGCGACAACCGCGAGCTGACCCACTACATCGGCATCTACGAGGATGTCACCCAGACCAAGCTGGCCCAGCAGCGCATCGAGCGCCTGGCGTACACCGACAACCTGACCAACCTGGGCAACCGCCCGGCGTTCATCCGCAGCCTGGACGAGCGCTTTGCCCGCGATGGCGAGAATTCGATGTGCCTGTTGCTGGTGGACATCGACAACTTCAAGCGCATCAACGACAGCCTCGGCCACCAGACCGGCGACAAGTTGCTGATCAGCCTGGCCCGGCGCCTGCGCAACAGCCTGCACACCGGCGGTATCCTGGCGCGCTTTGCCAGCAACGAGTTTGCCGTGTTGCTCGACGACACCAGCCTGGAAGATGGCCAGGGCGTCGCCCAGCAATTGCTGCGTACCCTCGACAAACCGATGTTCGTCGATAATCAGCTGATCAACGTCACCGCCTCGGTAGGCTTGGCCTACGCGCCGTTGCACGGCGCCAACCCGGCCAGCCTGATGAAAAACGCCGGCTTGGCGCTGCACAAGGCCAAGGCCAACGGCAAGCACCAGGTGCAGGTGTTTACCGAAGTGCTCAATGCCGAAGCCAGCTACAAGCTGTTTGTCGAAAACAACCTGCGCCGCGCCCTGACCCAGAACGAGCTGGAGGTGTTTTACCAGCCCAAGCTGTGCCTGCGCAGCGGCCGCCTGCTGGGCCTGGAAGCGCTGCTACGCTGGAACCACCCCGAGCGCGGCATGATCCGCCCGGACCAGTTCATCAGCGTGGCCGAGGAAACCGGCCTGATCATCCCGATTGGCAAGTGGGTGGTACGCCAGTCATGCCGCATGAGCCTGGAGCTGCGCGAAGCCGGCATGGGCAACCTGCACGTGGCCATCAACCTGTCGCCCAAGCAGTTCTCCGACCCGGACCTGGTGGCCTCGATCAGCTCGATCATCAAGGAAGAAGCTCTGCCCCCGCATTTGCTGGAGCTGGAACTGACCGAGGGCCTGCTGCTGGAAGCCACCGAAGACACCCACCGCCAACTCGACGAGCTGAAGGCCTTGGGCCTGACCCTGGCCATGGACGACTTTGGTACCGGTTATTCGTCGCTGAGCTACCTGAAGAAGTTTCCGATCGACATCCTCAAGATCGACCGCAGCTTCATCAACGAAATCCCGGATAACCAGGACGACATGGAAATCACTTCAGCGGTGGTGGCCATGGCCCACAACCTCAAGCTGAAGGTGGTGGCCGAAGGTATCGAGACGCCGGCGCAGTTGGCGTTCCTGCGCCGGCACCGCTGCGACGTGGGCCAGGGCTACCTGTTCGACCGGCCGATCCCAGGGCGCGAACTGGCCGAACGGCTGAAGCGCTACCCGCGTGGCCCGGTGGCCTGA
- the aceF gene encoding dihydrolipoyllysine-residue acetyltransferase, which translates to MSELIRVPDIGSGEGEIIELFVKVGDRIEADQSLLTLESDKASMEIPAPKAGIVKELKVKLGDRLKEGDELLVLEVEGAAAAPEAPAAAAAPAQAAAPAPAAEAAPAPAAAPAAASVQDIHVPDIGSSGKAKIIEVLVKVGDTVEADQSLITLESDKASMEIPSPAAGVVEEVLCKLEDEVGTGDLIFKLKVAGAAPAAAPAPAAAAPAKAEAAPAAAPAAAAPAAAAPAPVATAPAAGSNAKVHAGPAVRQLAREFGVDLGAVAASGPHGRILKEDVQVYVKAMMQKAKEAPAAAGATGGAGIPPIPAVDFSKFGEVEEVALTRLMQVGAANLHRSWLNVPHVTQFDSADITELEAFRVAQKAVAEKAGVKLTVLPLLLKACAFLLKELPDFNSSLAPSGKAIIRKKYVNIGFAVDTPDGLLVPVIKNVDQKSLLQLAAEAAALAEKARTKKLSADEMQGACFTISSLGHIGGTGFTPIVNAPEVAILGVSKATMQPVWDGKAFQPKLMLPLSLSYDHRVINGAAAARFTKRLGDVLGDIRTMLL; encoded by the coding sequence GTGAGCGAACTCATTCGCGTACCTGACATCGGCAGCGGTGAAGGTGAAATCATCGAGCTGTTCGTCAAGGTCGGTGACCGTATCGAGGCTGACCAGAGCCTGCTGACCCTGGAGTCCGACAAGGCCTCCATGGAGATCCCGGCCCCCAAGGCCGGTATCGTCAAAGAGCTGAAGGTCAAGCTGGGCGACCGCCTGAAAGAAGGCGACGAACTGTTGGTACTGGAAGTCGAGGGCGCCGCTGCGGCGCCTGAGGCTCCGGCAGCCGCCGCCGCGCCTGCCCAGGCTGCTGCACCGGCCCCGGCCGCCGAAGCTGCCCCTGCTCCGGCCGCAGCCCCGGCTGCCGCCAGCGTGCAGGACATCCACGTGCCGGACATCGGCTCGTCGGGCAAGGCCAAGATCATCGAAGTGCTGGTTAAAGTCGGCGATACCGTCGAGGCTGACCAGTCGCTGATTACCCTGGAGTCCGACAAGGCCTCCATGGAAATCCCGTCGCCGGCCGCCGGCGTGGTCGAAGAAGTACTGTGCAAGCTGGAAGACGAAGTTGGCACTGGCGACCTGATCTTCAAGCTGAAAGTCGCTGGCGCAGCGCCTGCTGCCGCCCCGGCACCTGCCGCTGCTGCACCAGCCAAGGCTGAGGCTGCCCCAGCCGCCGCACCTGCCGCTGCCGCCCCGGCTGCTGCTGCCCCTGCACCGGTTGCTACTGCGCCGGCTGCTGGCAGCAACGCCAAGGTTCACGCTGGCCCAGCGGTACGTCAGCTGGCCCGTGAATTCGGTGTTGACCTGGGCGCGGTTGCCGCGTCCGGCCCGCACGGCCGCATCCTGAAAGAAGACGTGCAGGTCTACGTCAAGGCGATGATGCAAAAGGCCAAGGAAGCGCCGGCAGCCGCCGGCGCAACTGGCGGCGCTGGCATCCCGCCGATCCCTGCCGTGGACTTCAGCAAGTTCGGTGAAGTGGAAGAAGTGGCCCTGACCCGCCTGATGCAGGTCGGTGCTGCCAACCTGCACCGCAGCTGGCTGAACGTGCCGCACGTGACCCAGTTCGACTCCGCCGACATCACCGAGCTGGAAGCCTTCCGCGTAGCGCAGAAGGCCGTGGCCGAGAAGGCTGGCGTCAAGCTGACCGTGCTGCCACTGCTGCTCAAGGCCTGCGCCTTCCTGCTCAAGGAACTGCCGGACTTCAACAGCTCGCTGGCGCCAAGCGGCAAGGCCATCATCCGCAAGAAGTACGTGAACATTGGCTTTGCCGTGGACACCCCGGACGGCCTGCTGGTCCCTGTGATCAAAAACGTCGACCAGAAGAGCCTGCTGCAGCTGGCTGCCGAAGCGGCTGCGCTGGCTGAAAAAGCCCGCACCAAGAAGCTGTCGGCTGATGAGATGCAAGGCGCTTGCTTCACCATCTCCAGCCTCGGCCACATTGGCGGCACCGGCTTCACGCCGATCGTCAACGCGCCAGAGGTGGCGATCCTCGGTGTGTCCAAGGCAACCATGCAGCCGGTCTGGGATGGCAAGGCCTTCCAGCCGAAGCTGATGCTGCCGCTGTCGCTGTCCTACGATCACCGTGTGATCAACGGCGCTGCCGCCGCGCGCTTCACCAAGCGCCTGGGCGACGTGCTGGGCGATATCCGCACCATGCTGCTGTAA
- the aceE gene encoding pyruvate dehydrogenase (acetyl-transferring), homodimeric type: MQDLDPIETQEWLDALESVLDKEGEDRAHYLMTRMGELATRSGSQLPYAITTPYRNTIPVTHEARMPGDLFMERRIRSMVRWNALAMVMRTNLKDSDLGGHISSFASSATLYDIGFNYFFQAPTEEHGGDLIFFQGHASPGVYARAFMEGRINEDQMNNFRQEVDGNGLSSYPHPWLMPDFWQFPTVSMGLGPIQAIYQARFMKYLEARGYIPAGKQKVWCFMGDGECDEPESLGAIALAGREKLDNLIFVINCNLQRLDGPVRGNGKIIQELEGVFRGGGWNVNKVVWGRFWDPLLAKDTNGALQRRMDEVIDGEYQNYKAKDGAYVRENFFNTPELKAMVEDLSDEEIWKLNRGGHDPYKVYAAYHQAVNHKEQPTVILAKTIKGYGTGAGEAKNTAHNTKKVDVDSLRHFRDRFDIPVKDADLENLPFFKPEEGSAEAKYLAERRAALGGFVPQRRAKSFSIPTPPLETLKAILDGSGDREISTTMAFVRILAQLVKDKEIGQRIVPIIPDEARTFGMEGMFRQLGIYSSVGQLYEPVDKDQVMFYREDKKGQILEEGINEAGAMSSFIAAGTSYSCHNQPMLPFYIFYSMFGFQRIGDLAWAAGDSRTRGFLIGGTAGRTTLNGEGLQHEDGHSHMMAGTIPNCRTYDPTYGYELAVIIQDGMKKMTEEQQDIFYYITVMNESYQQPAMPAGVEEGIIKGMYLLEEDTREAAHHVQLMGSGTILREVREAAKILREEFNVGADVWSVTSFNELRRDGLAVERANRLKPGQKPQQTYVEQCLNGRKGPVIASTDYMKLFAEQIRQWVPSKEFKVLGTDGYGRSDSRKKLRHFFEVDRHFVVLAALEALADRGEIEPKVVADAIVKFGIDPDKRNPLDC, encoded by the coding sequence ATGCAAGACCTCGATCCAATCGAAACCCAGGAATGGCTGGATGCCCTGGAGTCGGTCCTCGACAAAGAAGGCGAAGACCGCGCTCATTACCTGATGACCCGTATGGGCGAGCTGGCCACCCGTAGTGGCTCCCAGCTGCCGTATGCCATCACCACGCCATACCGCAACACTATCCCTGTCACCCACGAAGCACGCATGCCTGGCGACCTGTTCATGGAACGCCGCATTCGCTCGATGGTGCGTTGGAACGCCCTGGCCATGGTCATGCGCACCAACCTGAAAGACTCGGACCTGGGCGGACACATCTCCAGCTTCGCCTCCAGCGCCACCCTGTACGACATCGGCTTCAACTACTTCTTCCAGGCCCCGACCGAAGAACACGGCGGCGACCTGATCTTCTTCCAGGGCCACGCTTCGCCAGGCGTCTACGCCCGTGCCTTCATGGAAGGCCGCATCAACGAAGACCAGATGAACAACTTCCGTCAGGAAGTGGACGGCAACGGCCTGTCTTCGTACCCGCACCCATGGCTGATGCCTGACTTCTGGCAGTTCCCGACCGTATCGATGGGTCTGGGCCCAATCCAGGCCATCTACCAGGCACGCTTCATGAAGTACCTGGAAGCTCGCGGCTACATCCCGGCCGGCAAGCAAAAAGTCTGGTGCTTCATGGGCGACGGCGAGTGCGACGAGCCGGAATCCCTGGGCGCAATCGCCCTGGCCGGCCGCGAGAAGCTGGACAACCTGATCTTCGTCATCAACTGCAACCTGCAGCGCCTCGACGGCCCGGTTCGCGGCAACGGCAAGATCATCCAGGAACTCGAAGGTGTGTTCCGTGGCGGTGGCTGGAACGTCAACAAGGTCGTTTGGGGCCGCTTCTGGGACCCACTGCTGGCCAAGGACACCAACGGTGCCCTGCAGCGCCGCATGGACGAAGTCATCGACGGCGAATACCAGAACTACAAAGCCAAAGACGGCGCATACGTGCGTGAAAACTTCTTCAACACCCCAGAGCTCAAGGCCATGGTCGAAGACCTGTCCGACGAAGAGATCTGGAAGCTCAACCGTGGCGGCCACGACCCGTACAAGGTCTACGCGGCGTACCACCAGGCTGTTAACCACAAAGAGCAGCCAACCGTCATCCTGGCCAAGACCATCAAGGGTTATGGCACCGGTGCTGGCGAAGCCAAGAACACCGCACACAACACCAAGAAGGTCGACGTCGACAGCCTGCGTCACTTCCGTGACCGCTTCGACATCCCAGTCAAGGATGCCGACCTGGAGAACCTGCCGTTCTTCAAGCCAGAAGAAGGTTCTGCCGAAGCCAAGTACCTGGCCGAGCGCCGCGCAGCCCTGGGTGGCTTCGTACCGCAACGCCGTGCCAAGAGCTTCAGCATCCCAACACCGCCACTGGAAACGCTGAAAGCGATCCTGGACGGCTCGGGCGACCGTGAAATTTCCACCACCATGGCCTTCGTGCGTATCCTGGCGCAGCTGGTCAAGGACAAGGAAATCGGCCAGCGCATCGTCCCGATCATCCCGGACGAAGCCCGTACCTTCGGTATGGAAGGCATGTTCCGCCAGCTGGGCATCTACTCGTCGGTCGGCCAGCTCTACGAGCCAGTCGATAAAGACCAGGTGATGTTCTACCGCGAAGACAAGAAGGGCCAGATCCTCGAGGAAGGCATCAACGAAGCCGGCGCCATGTCGTCGTTCATCGCTGCCGGTACCTCGTACAGCTGCCACAACCAGCCGATGCTGCCGTTCTACATCTTCTACTCGATGTTCGGTTTCCAGCGCATTGGCGACTTGGCCTGGGCCGCAGGCGACAGCCGCACCCGTGGCTTCCTGATCGGCGGTACTGCCGGCCGTACCACCCTCAACGGTGAAGGCCTGCAACACGAAGACGGTCACAGCCACATGATGGCCGGTACCATCCCTAACTGCCGCACCTACGATCCAACCTACGGCTACGAGCTGGCGGTGATCATTCAGGACGGCATGAAGAAGATGACCGAAGAGCAACAGGACATCTTCTACTACATCACCGTGATGAACGAATCCTACCAGCAGCCAGCCATGCCGGCCGGTGTCGAGGAAGGCATCATCAAGGGCATGTACCTGCTGGAAGAAGACACCCGCGAAGCCGCGCACCACGTACAGCTGATGGGCTCCGGCACCATCCTGCGCGAAGTCCGCGAAGCCGCGAAGATCCTGCGTGAAGAGTTCAACGTCGGTGCCGACGTGTGGAGCGTCACCAGCTTCAACGAACTGCGTCGCGACGGCCTGGCCGTAGAACGCGCCAACCGCCTGAAGCCTGGCCAGAAGCCACAGCAGACTTACGTCGAGCAGTGCCTGAACGGTCGCAAAGGCCCGGTCATCGCCTCTACCGACTACATGAAGCTGTTCGCCGAGCAGATTCGCCAGTGGGTACCGAGCAAAGAGTTCAAAGTCCTGGGTACCGACGGTTACGGTCGCAGCGACAGCCGCAAGAAGCTGCGTCACTTCTTCGAAGTCGACCGCCACTTCGTGGTGCTGGCTGCCCTGGAAGCCCTGGCTGACCGTGGCGAGATCGAACCCAAGGTTGTGGCTGACGCCATCGTCAAGTTCGGCATCGACCCGGACAAGCGCAACCCACTGGACTGCTGA
- the glnE gene encoding bifunctional [glutamate--ammonia ligase]-adenylyl-L-tyrosine phosphorylase/[glutamate--ammonia-ligase] adenylyltransferase: MRLPLPLELPPTLQPLIARNQQFLSDALAGHAELDFSRCSPAHRQQFDQVAAASEFVLSLAQREPAMLFALLQSGELERGYAVGELRGQIAAAAQAAQSEDELARNLRRERSRQQLRIIWRDITRQAALGETCRDLSDLADAAIDEAYQWLYPRHCQQFGTPIGNRSGQPQHMVVLGMGKLGAVELNLSSDIDLIFAFPEGGETEGVKRSLENQEFFTRLGQRLIKALDPVTVDGFVFRVDMRLRPYGSAGALVLSFNALEQYYQDQGRDWERYAMIKARVVAGDQAAGAQLQEMLRPFVYRRYLDFSAIEALRTMKQLIQQEVRRKGMADNIKLGAGGIREVEFIAQAFQLIHGGRDLSLQQRPLLKVLATLEGQGYLPPAVVAELREGYEFLRYTEHAIQAIADRQTQMLPEGETDQARVAYMLGFADWQSFHDQLMYWRGRIDWHFRQVIADPDDEDGEGELVVGGEWSPLWEQAQDEEAAGRQLEEAGFKQPAEALRRLAALRSSPQLRSMQRIGRERLDAFIPRLLAQAVEHANPDLVLERVLPLVEAVARRSAYLVLLTENPGALRRLLTLCAASPWIAEQIARYPLLLDELLNEGRLFSPPLAPELASELRERLTRIPEDDLEQQMEALRHFKLAHSLRVAASEISGNLPLMKVSDYLTWLAEAILDQVLALAWRQTVSRHGQPKRSDGSLCDPGFIIIGYGKVGGLELGHGSDLDLVFIHDGDPQAETDGAKPIDSAQFFTRLGQRIIHLLTTQTNSGQLYDVDMRLRPSGASGLLVSSLGAFERYQQSEAWTWEHQALVRARVLVGCKQVGTAFEGVRAKVLGLPRDLEKLRTEVSEMRAKMRDNLGTKATAAGTAANAFEAGVPFDIKQDAGGIVDIEFMVQYAALAWSHDHPAILRWTDNIRILEELEQAGLMPASDAVLLREVYKAFRSASHRQALQKQAGVIDAAQFADERREVRRIWGELGLT; the protein is encoded by the coding sequence ATGCGCCTACCTTTGCCGCTCGAACTCCCACCCACCCTGCAGCCGTTGATCGCCCGCAATCAGCAATTTCTGAGCGATGCACTGGCCGGGCATGCCGAACTCGACTTCAGCCGCTGCAGCCCGGCCCATCGGCAGCAGTTCGATCAAGTCGCCGCCGCCAGCGAATTCGTGCTCAGCCTGGCCCAGCGTGAGCCCGCCATGTTGTTCGCCCTGCTGCAAAGTGGCGAGCTGGAGCGAGGTTATGCCGTTGGTGAGCTACGCGGGCAAATTGCCGCGGCGGCCCAGGCGGCGCAGAGCGAGGACGAGTTGGCGCGCAACCTGCGCCGCGAGCGTAGCCGCCAGCAGCTGCGCATTATCTGGCGCGACATCACCCGCCAGGCCGCGCTGGGCGAAACCTGCCGCGACCTGTCCGACCTGGCCGATGCTGCCATCGACGAAGCCTACCAATGGCTCTACCCGCGCCATTGCCAGCAGTTCGGCACGCCCATCGGCAACCGCAGCGGCCAGCCGCAGCACATGGTGGTGCTGGGCATGGGCAAGCTGGGTGCGGTGGAGCTGAACCTGTCGTCGGACATCGACCTGATTTTCGCCTTCCCCGAAGGCGGTGAAACCGAAGGGGTAAAACGCTCGCTGGAAAACCAGGAGTTCTTCACCCGCCTGGGCCAGCGCCTGATCAAGGCCCTGGACCCGGTCACCGTCGATGGCTTTGTATTCCGCGTCGACATGCGCCTGCGCCCTTACGGCTCGGCCGGCGCGCTGGTGCTCAGCTTCAATGCCCTGGAGCAGTATTACCAGGACCAAGGCCGCGACTGGGAACGCTACGCGATGATCAAGGCGCGGGTGGTGGCCGGTGACCAGGCGGCCGGTGCGCAGTTGCAAGAGATGCTGCGGCCGTTCGTGTACCGCCGTTACCTGGACTTTTCTGCGATCGAAGCGCTGCGCACCATGAAGCAGCTGATCCAGCAAGAAGTGCGGCGCAAAGGCATGGCCGACAACATCAAGCTGGGTGCCGGTGGTATTCGCGAGGTCGAGTTCATCGCCCAGGCCTTCCAGCTGATCCACGGCGGGCGCGACCTCAGCCTGCAGCAACGGCCGCTGCTCAAGGTGTTGGCTACCTTGGAAGGCCAGGGTTACCTGCCGCCAGCAGTGGTCGCCGAACTGCGCGAGGGCTATGAGTTTTTGCGCTATACCGAGCACGCCATCCAGGCTATCGCCGACCGCCAGACGCAGATGCTGCCCGAGGGCGAGACCGACCAGGCGCGGGTGGCCTACATGCTTGGCTTTGCTGACTGGCAGAGCTTCCACGATCAGTTGATGTACTGGCGTGGCCGTATCGACTGGCACTTCCGTCAGGTAATCGCCGACCCGGATGATGAAGACGGCGAGGGCGAGCTGGTGGTGGGGGGCGAATGGTCGCCACTGTGGGAGCAGGCGCAGGATGAAGAAGCGGCTGGCCGCCAGCTGGAAGAGGCCGGTTTCAAGCAACCTGCCGAGGCCCTGCGGCGCCTGGCCGCGCTGCGCTCCAGCCCGCAGTTGCGGTCGATGCAGCGTATCGGCCGTGAGCGCCTGGATGCGTTCATCCCGCGCTTGTTGGCCCAGGCGGTTGAACATGCCAACCCCGACCTGGTGCTGGAGCGTGTACTGCCGCTGGTCGAGGCCGTGGCCCGGCGTTCTGCCTACCTGGTGCTGCTTACCGAAAACCCCGGCGCCTTGCGCCGGCTGTTGACCCTGTGCGCCGCCAGCCCGTGGATTGCCGAGCAGATTGCCCGCTACCCGCTGCTGCTCGACGAGCTGCTGAACGAAGGCCGCCTGTTCAGCCCGCCACTGGCGCCGGAGCTGGCTAGCGAACTGCGCGAGCGCCTGACACGCATCCCCGAGGACGACCTGGAACAGCAAATGGAGGCGCTGCGCCACTTCAAGCTGGCCCACAGCTTGCGCGTGGCCGCCTCGGAAATCAGTGGCAACCTGCCCCTGATGAAAGTCAGCGACTACCTGACCTGGCTGGCCGAAGCCATCCTTGACCAAGTGCTGGCGCTGGCCTGGCGCCAGACTGTGAGCCGCCATGGCCAGCCCAAGCGCAGCGACGGCAGCCTATGCGACCCGGGGTTCATCATCATTGGTTACGGCAAGGTGGGCGGGCTGGAGCTGGGCCATGGCTCGGACTTGGACCTGGTGTTTATTCATGACGGCGATCCGCAGGCGGAAACCGACGGCGCCAAGCCGATCGACAGCGCGCAGTTTTTCACCCGCTTGGGCCAGCGCATCATTCACCTGCTGACCACCCAGACCAACTCGGGCCAGCTGTATGACGTGGACATGCGCCTGCGCCCGTCCGGGGCTTCGGGCCTGCTGGTCAGCTCGCTGGGCGCGTTCGAGCGCTACCAGCAAAGCGAAGCCTGGACTTGGGAGCACCAGGCTTTGGTGCGGGCCCGCGTGTTGGTGGGTTGCAAGCAGGTCGGCACAGCGTTCGAGGGCGTGCGCGCGAAGGTGCTTGGCCTGCCCCGCGACCTGGAAAAACTGCGCACCGAAGTGAGCGAAATGCGCGCCAAGATGCGCGACAACCTTGGCACCAAGGCCACGGCTGCTGGTACTGCGGCCAATGCCTTCGAGGCCGGCGTGCCGTTCGATATCAAGCAGGATGCCGGCGGTATCGTCGATATCGAATTTATGGTGCAATACGCCGCTTTGGCCTGGTCCCACGACCACCCGGCCATACTGCGATGGACCGATAACATCCGCATTCTGGAAGAGCTGGAGCAGGCAGGTTTGATGCCGGCCAGTGACGCGGTGCTGTTGCGTGAAGTGTACAAGGCGTTCCGCTCGGCCTCGCACCGCCAGGCCCTGCAGAAGCAGGCTGGGGTGATCGATGCGGCGCAGTTTGCCGATGAACGCCGCGAAGTGCGGCGGATCTGGGGTGAGTTGGGCCTCACTTGA